One genomic window of Bartonella sp. JB63 includes the following:
- a CDS encoding carbonic anhydrase has protein sequence MAHLPEKLLKGYQSFITNHFTNKVEHYWQLANEGQKPETLVIACCDSRAIPEVIFDSDPGEIFVLRNIANLVPPFSPDHQYHATSAAIEFAVQLLEVKHVVILGHAHCGGISEVLNETCKSLSSDDFIGRWISLLAPAREAVINNNKLITLLEKQTALERFSIRYSLKNLETFPWLKARKDQGFLTVHGAWFDIANGELWSMEQETGDFVLIK, from the coding sequence ATGGCACATTTACCAGAAAAACTTTTAAAAGGTTATCAATCCTTTATAACGAATCATTTTACTAATAAAGTAGAACATTATTGGCAGTTAGCAAATGAAGGACAGAAACCTGAAACTTTGGTGATTGCATGCTGTGATTCCCGTGCGATACCAGAGGTTATTTTTGATTCGGATCCAGGTGAAATTTTTGTATTACGTAATATAGCCAATTTAGTTCCTCCTTTTTCTCCTGATCATCAATATCATGCAACATCAGCTGCTATTGAATTTGCGGTACAATTACTTGAAGTTAAGCATGTTGTTATTTTAGGTCATGCGCACTGTGGGGGAATTAGTGAGGTCCTTAATGAAACATGCAAATCCTTATCATCAGATGATTTTATTGGTCGATGGATAAGTCTTTTGGCTCCTGCTAGGGAAGCAGTAATCAATAATAATAAATTGATAACTCTCTTAGAAAAGCAGACTGCATTGGAACGTTTTTCTATTCGTTATTCATTAAAGAATTTGGAAACATTTCCGTGGTTAAAGGCACGTAAAGATCAAGGATTTTTGACAGTGCACGGTGCTTGGTTTGATATTGCAAACGGTGAGTTATGGAGTATGGAACAAGAAACGGGTGATTTTGTGCTTATTAAATAA